The Polyangium mundeleinium genome contains the following window.
TCCTCGAGCTGGCCCTTGTTGACCTCGAGCGCGTTGACCTTGACGCGCGAGTAGCCGTACCGCGAGTGCGCCTGGTTCGTGTCGACCTCGATCGAGATGTCGACGTTCAGATCGATGTTCGCGAACGCGCTCGGCGTGGAGCAGCCGTTGCCCGTCAGGCGCACGTTCGCGCTATCCGGGATGAAGAAGTAGACGATGTCGAGGGGCAGGTTCTGCAGCCGAATCGGCAAGGGCCCCGTGATCTTGATGTTGTGCGGGTTCGACGAGTCGATGTTGAGCTTCGCGTTGCCGACGTCGATCTCCGCGACGCACTTCGGCGGGTTCGCGTTCTCGTTGGGTCCACCCGGACAAACGTCGTACTGGATGCCCGCGGTGGAGCCGCTCGTCGAGGGCACGGGGAACGTGACGATGCCGCCGTTGCCGCTGCCGCCGAGCAGGGTCTGAGCCAGCGGCCCGAGGTTCTGCTCGAGGAACGTGAGCCCGGATTGCGTGAGGCGCACCGAGCCGGCGTTTTCGATCCGCGCAGCGGGATCGAAGCCGCCGGGCAGGGGCGTCATGCCGCAGCCCGAGCATCCGCTCGAACAACCACCGCCGGCACAGCCGGCGATGAGGATCACGACCATGATCCCGATGAGATGTCTTAAAAAGCGAGGCATGGCGAAGACCTCCGAAGGCGCCACCGATGGCGGCCTCTCGCACACGCCAGAGGCCGCTTTTCACCGGATTTGCGCGATCGTACGCGTCCTACGGCGCACGCCGCAAGCGTGACGGACGGGACGTTCCCGCGTCAGAGCGGACAGCCGCCGTTGATCTTCACCGCGCTCGCCGCGAACTCCGCGCCTAGCTGCACTGCGTCGGCGCACATCGCGTCCGCAGCCGCATTCGTGGCGTCACACCAGTCGCCCTTGTAATCGATTTTTCCGTTCGCATCGCGCAGGCACTTCGCGATCGGCATCGCGCCGTCGTCCTTGCCCGTGAGGAGCGCGCAGAGCGACTTCTTCGCGAGATCGACCTCGACGGCGTCCGCGTCCTCGAGCGTGATGTACCCCTCGATCTTGCCCGCGTTGAGGAACGTGAACTGGTTCTCCTCGGGGTACGGACGGCAGAGGTTCAACGGATCGAGGCCCTCGGCGTTGTAGGTGCCCACGCAGTTGTTGTTGGACGAGAGCTTTCCGCCCAGGATCCGCGCCTTCTTGAGCGGCAAGAGGATGGGGGCGCCGCCCTCGGCCGTGTACACGGGGACGATGATGTCCTGTCCCTCCGTCACCTCGAACGTGCCCTGGGACAGATCACTCGAGAACTTGATCGGCGTGATGTTGAAGCCGCTGATCATTTCGTTCACGAACGAAAAGCCGTCCGCAGGGTTCGCGACGGGCTTCGCGCCGCCCGTGCAGACGGTGTTCGTCATCGTGTCGAAGTGAAGCAACCACGAGAACGTGCCCTGGCCCGACAGGTTGCACTTCGTGTCGTCCAGCGCGACGCCGCCCGCGACGGTCTTGCCGATGAAGCTCGCGGCCGCGAGCGTCGCGGGTTTGCTGATGATGATCTGCGACATGCGCAGGCCGAACTCCGTCTGGCCCGCGTTGTCCACGAGCGCGATACACGTGGGATCGACCGTGACGCACGACGCCGTGAGCCCACAGTTCGCCCCCGAGGGAGGCGGCTGGGACGCCGGCGGATCATCCCCGCAGCCGCTGCCGAGGATCCCGAGAGACAAAAGCCCGAAGGCCGCGAGCGACGCGGCCACGTTGGAAAAGCGCATCCGTGTTTCCTCCACGCAAAAAGGAGCGCGGAGACTATCACGGACGGCGCCCGCTCCGCGCGGGGCGCGAAGCGCGGATCACATCGTGCTGGCGCCGAACTCGTAGAGCTTCTGGATCTCGGTGACGCGCGCGGAGACCTCGTCGCGCACGAGCACGCCGACCTTCCCCGTGCCTACCGCCTCGACGCAAAACGACGCCGTCGCCGTCGCGTGCACCATCGCGCGCCGGAGCGCGAGCGGCGTGACCTCGGATTGCGTCGCGAGGTAGCCGAGGAAGCCGCCCGCGAACGAGTCGCCCGCGCCCGTCGGATCCACCTCGTCTTCGAGCGGGAAGCCGTGGGCCGCGAACACGCCCTCCTCGTCGAAGAGGAGCGCGCCGTGCTCGCCGCGCTTGATGACGAGGCGCTTCGGGCCACGCGCGAGGATGTCGCGGGCCGCGCGCCGGATGTTGTGGATGCCCGAGAGCTGCCGCGCCTCCTCGTCGTTCACGATGAGCACGTCGATGCGCTTGAGCATCGACGCGAGCAGCGTGGGCTCGCCCGTGATCCAGAAGTTCATCGTGTCGGCCACGACGAGGCGCGGCGAGCGCACCTGCTCCAGCACGTCGAGCTGGAGCCCCGGATGGATGTTGCCGAGCAGGAGGAACGGCGTGTCACGGAACGCCTCGGGCAGGCGCGGGCGGAAGTCGGCGAAGACGTTGAGCTGCGTGTCGAGCGTGGTGCGGTGGACGAGATCCTGATCGTACCGGCCCGCCCAGCGGAACGTCTTTCCGGTCGCGCGCTCGATGCCACGCGTGTCGATCCCGCGGGCCTGCATCGCGATGAGCACGTGCTCCGGGAAGTCGTCCCCGACGACGGCGACGACGCGCACCGGCGCGAAGACCGAAGCGGTCATGGCGGCGTACGTGGCCGAGCCGCCCACGACATCGCGCGCCTTGCCCGAGGGCAGGTCGAGATCGTCGAAGGCCATGGATCCAACGATGAGAATCGGCGAAGACGTGCTCACGGCGGCCCCTTCTAGCACGAGAGATCCGGCAAAAGCCACGACAGCCGCGCCCGCGTCTGCTCGGGTACGAGATCACGTCGGGTCATGACCGCGTTCGCGAGCGCGCCGTGCGCCGGGCTCGTCTTGGGATCGGGGAGCGTCGACGAGAGCCCTCGCAGCGCGCGTCGCGCATACGCCACGTTCTCCCGGAGCACCGCGATCACGGCCTCGACCGTCACCGCCTCCTCGGTCGCGTGCCAGCAGTCGTAGTCGGTCGACATCGCGAGCAGCGCGTACGGCAGCTCTGCCTCGCGCGCGAGCTTGGCCTCGGGCATCGCCGTCATGCCGATCACGTGCACGCCCCAGCTCCGGTAGAGGAGGCTTTCCGCGCGGGTCGAGAACTGCGGGCCCTCCATGCAGACGTACGTGCCGCCGCGGTGGAGCTTCTTCTGCGTGCCTTGGATCGCCTGCGAAGCGGCGTCCGCGAGCGCAGCCGAGAGATGCGGGCAAACCGGATCCGCGAAGGCCACGTGCCCCACAACGCCGCCCTCGAAAAACGTGCTCGTGCGGTGCTTCGTGAGGTCGATGAACTGATCAACGACAACGAGATCTCCCGGCGGGATCTCCTCGCGCATCGATCCCACCGCGCTCACGCTGACGAGGTGCGTGGCCCCGAGCTTCTTCAGCGCGCACACGTTCGCGCGGTAGTTGATCTCCGTGGGCGAGAGCCGATGGCCTCGGCCATGACGCGGCAAGAACAGCAGCGTTGTCCCGGAGTCGCGATCGCGGCCTCGAAACACGACGTCGCTCGGCGGCCCGTACGGCGTCTCGACGTCGACCTCCTCGACGTCCTCGAGATCCTCGAGCGCATAGACACCGCTGCCGCCGATCACCCCGAGGACGTGGCTCATGCGGAGGCCCCGACCTTCCCCTCGGCGAGCATCTGCTCGCAGAGCAGCGCGTGCCGGCCGCGACGGCAGCGCTCGGCGAACACCACCGCGCGGAGCTGATCGTACGCCCGCTCGAGGTCGTCGTTCACGATCACGTAGTCGAAGAATCCGTAATGCTCGATCTCGCCCTTCGCCGCACGGAGGCGCCGCAGCGTCGTCGGCTCGTCCTCGGTGCCGCGGCCGCGCAACCTGCGCTCGAGCTCGGTGAGCGAGGGCGGCAGGATGAACACGGAGGCGGCCTCGGGCATGCGCGCCTTGATCTGCCGCGCGCCCTGGTAGTCGATGTCGAAGAGCACGCCGCGCGCCTCACGCTTGGCGATCTCGATCTCGGCGACGCTCGTGCCGTAGTAGTTGCCGTGCACCGGTGCCCACTCCGCGAAGGCGTGCTCGCCGATCATCCGATCGAACGCGTCCTTCTCGATGAAGTGGTACTCGCGCCCGTCCAGCTCGTTCGGGCGCGGCTTGCGCGTCGTGTGCGAGACCGAGAAACGCAGGTCGGGAAACTCCGCGCGCAGCCGGTTGCAGAGCGTCGTCTTTCCCGCCCCGGAAGGGGAGGAGACGATGAGGAGGAGGAAGTCGCTCACCATTCGTATCGGTCTCGTGCTGGGGTGTTGGGGCCTTGGCGCGTGTCCGCGTCACTCGACGTTCTGCACCTGCTCGCGGAGCCGCTCGAGCTCGACCTTGATGCCGACGACGATCTGGCTGACCGAGGCGTCCTGGGCCTTCGCGCCGAGCGTGTTGGCCTCGCGTACCATTTCCTGCAGAAGGAAGTCGAGCCGCCTCCCCACGGGCTCGCCTCCACTCGCAGCGAGCACGCCTTCGAGCTGATCGAGGTGGCTCCGCAACCGCGTGAGCTCCTCGGTGAAATCACTCTTGTCCACGAGGATCGCGAGCTCGAGCTCGAGCCTGCCCCGATCGACCGTGAGCTCCGCGCTGGCGAGCAGCCGCTCGAGCCGCTCGTGCAGCCGTCGCTGCGCCGCCTCGCGCAGACCGTCCGCCTGTGAAGCAATCGCCTCGATGAGGCGCCGGAGGGCCTGACATCGCCCCGAGAGATCCGCGAGCAGCGCCTCGCCCTCCGCCCGGCACATCGCGTCCATCGCCGAGATCGCAGCCTCGATCGCGCGCCGAACCGCGTCGCGCACCGCGGCGAGCTCCGGCCCCGCCGGCGGGATGAACAGATCCGGCACGGCCGAGAGCAGCGCGAGCGGAAGCTCCGCGCCCGGCGCGAGCTCGTCACGAAGCGCGAGGAGCTGGCGAAACGCCGCGCGAGCGCGCGCCACGTCGAGCGTCGCCGCCGTCAGCACCGGCCCCTCCGTGCGCACGACGAGCTCGACACGTCCACGACGCAGCCGCTCGCGCACCACTTGCTCGGCGAAGAGCGCGATCTCGGCGAGCTCCCGCGGCAGCCGCGTTCGAACGTCGAGGAAGCGCTGGTTGACGGAGCGGATCTCGGCGAGCACCCGGCCCTCCCCGAGGGTCACCTCGCCGATCCCGAACCCCGTCATGCTCCGCATGGCTCTGCCGGATACGTCGCTCACCGAAAGAGTGCAACAACGTTGGTTGCCGCACCCGTGCTAACGCCGTTCTCCCGCGTACTTTGTGCACGCCGCTCAGCCGCCCGCCGGGCCGCCTCGGCCGGACCTGCGGCCCGGAGCGCCTCGAGGTAGGCGACCGTCGGCGCGATGCCTTCCTCCCACCGCACGGAAGGCTCGTACCCGAGGATTTCCCGCGCGAGGCTCACGTCCGCGAGCGAATGCCGCACATCGCCCGGGCGGGCCGGGCCGTGCTCGACGTCGAGCGCTCTGCCGAGGACACGGCCGATCTCGACGCAAAGCGCGTTCAGCGACACACGCCGTCCGCCCGCGATGTTGACGACCTCGCCCGCGAGCTTCCGGGGCGACGCGGCGGCGAGCAGGTTCGCCCGCACGGCGTTGTCGACGAAGCAGAAGTCGCGCGTTTGCTCGCCGTCGCCGAAGATCTGGATGGGCCGACCCGCGAGCGCAGCATCGACGAAGCGCGGGATCGCTGCGGCGTAGGGCCCCTCGGGCGTCTGGTGCGGGCCGAAGACGTTGAAGTACCGCAAGCACATCGTCTCCAGGCCGTAGATCGACGAGAAGACGCGGCAATAACTCTCGCACGCGAGCTTCGTCACGGCGTACGGCGAGAGCGGCATCGGCTGCATGTCCTCGCGCTTCGGCAGGACGGGCGTCTCGCCGTAGGCCGAAGACGACGCGGCGAACACGACACGACGCACGCCGACGCGTCGCGACACGTCGAGCACGTTCACGGTGCCGCCGACGTTGACGGCGTCGCTCGTGACTGGGTCCTCGACGCTGCGCGGCACCGACCCGAGCGCCGCCTCGTGGAAGACGACCTCGACGCCCGCGGCGGCCTTGGCGACGGCCTCGGGATCACGGATGTCGCCCTCGATGCGCTCGACCGCGGCGGAAGGGGAGATCCCGTCGAGGTTCTCCCACATCCCCGTGGCGAGGTTGTCGAGCACGCGGACGCGCTCGCCCGCAGCGACGAGCGCCGCGACGATGTTGGTGCCGATGAAGCCGGCGCCGCCGGTGACCAGGTAACGAGGCGTGGACATGCCCGATTCGATGCTCGAAGGCGCAGGCGCTCGCGGCCTACTTCTTCTTGAACAGATCGTCGAGGCGGGCCTTCGACTTGGCGATCTGTGCGGACGTATCTTCCGGGACGCCGTTCTTGAACGTGAAGAACGTGCAGAAGTTCGCCTTCTCCCGGTCAGGGATGTACTCGGCGATCCGCTCCTTGCACTGGTTGTGCGCGGACGGATCCCAGTACTCGCAGTTCTTGCAGCAGTGCATGTCGACGCCGCAGTGAGGGCACGTGTCGGCGCGCTGGAGCTTCACCTCGAAGACGAGCTCGTTCTTGCACTTGTGGCAGAAGTGGCGCTTCTGCTCGACCTTCGGAATCCAGCCCATCGGTCTCTACTCTCCCCTCAAACGAGACCTTTGCGGCGCTGGATCTCGTTCTTGATCTTCTGGTACTCGACCTCCCAGGTCCGAGTCCCTTCCTGCAGGTTCTTCATCTTGTTCCGGACCTCGGCGTCGAGCTCGTCGTCGGCCGCGAGGTACTTCTTCAGCACCGGCCGCATGCGACGCCTGAGGTCGTGATCCTGGCCGTAGACCTCGTCGACGTTGCCCGAGTGCATGAGCATCTCGATGCACTGGTCTAGCAAGTAGTCGAGGATGTCTTCGCCGATCTTGATGCCTTTTTGCTCGGCGATGATCTTCCGGATCCGCCCGAGCTCCGAGGGCGGCAGGCCACGCGACTCGAGCGTGGCCTTCGACTTGTCCATCACTTCCTTTTCGGTCGCGAGGTACTGAGAAAAGACGGACTCCAGATCGCGGACCACCTCTTTTCGGTCCTCACACTCGATCTCCCCGTTGTCCGCCAGGGTTTTGACGATTTCTTCGCTGAGAGGGGCAATTTTACCGCTAAAGAGGCGCATCCAACGATCCGTAGCTTCAGGGGAGCGGGGCACCGGATCCCCGCCGACTTGGGTTCTTCGGCTGGGGCTTCGGCCCCCGAAAGGTACGGGCCGTACTTCGGAGATGTCAACGCAAGCCGCGTTCTTTTTCAGGGCCCGCACGGCGAAAAACGCACCTAGAGGAGCAGTCTCGATATGATGGGTAAGGATGCGATGGCACCGAACGTCCCGGCTCGTTCCGGCGCGGTCGGCAACGACGGGGGGCTCGATCCGGACGCACGCAAGCGGCGGATTCTGCGGCGTGGAGCGGTCGGTAGCGCGGCTTCGCCCGCGTCGCAGACCCTCCTGGCCGACGCTGGAACGATCCAGCGAGTGACGCGCGGGCGGCCGCTGGTGACCCAGGGCGACCCCGCGAACTCGGTGGTGATGCTCGGCAGCGGACGCGTCCGCCTGGTCCGGGCGCTGAACGAAGGGCACACGCTCTCGCTCGGCTACCGCGGCGCGGGCGACCTCCTCGGCGAGGCCGCGCTCGGCGGCGTCCCGAACCACCGCGAGAGCGCGATCGCCACGGAAGACGTGGAAGCGCTCGTCGTGCCGATTGCCACGATCCGCGGGCTCATGTCCTCGGATCAAGCCTTCGCGAACGCGCTGGTCGGCGCGCTCGTGGAGCGCAACGCCGAGACGGAAGAACGTCTCGCCTCGATGCTCTTCCGCAACGTGGAAGCGCGCCTCGCCGAGTTCCTGCTCAAGGCCGCCCAGCGCTGGGGCATCCCCGACCCGCGCGGCGTCCTGATCTCGGCGCCCTTCACGCACCAGGAGATGGCCAGCATGATCGGCTCCACCCGCGAGACCGTCACGCTCACCCTGGGCGAGCTTCGCCGCAAAGGCATCATCGAGGTCGACCGCCGCCGCATCGTGGTACTCGATCGCGAAGGCCTCAAGACCCGTACCTGATCGCGCTTTTGCAGCCCCTGGCGGGAGGTTGGGGCTTTGCCCCAAACCCCAGCCGGGGGCTGTCCGCCCCCGGCACCCCGGACCAGGCACGGCCTGGACCGAGGGCGTAGAAACCGCGCGACGCGCGGTTTCTACGACGGGCCCGTGGCAAGACCCTCCACCACGTCGCTAACCAAAACAGCAGCGCTGCCCTACGTGCTGGGAACGTTTTCCCTGTCGACAGCGCGCTTGCGCGCTGTCGTCCTCGGTCCAGGCCGTGCC
Protein-coding sequences here:
- a CDS encoding PfkB family carbohydrate kinase, which codes for MSTSSPILIVGSMAFDDLDLPSGKARDVVGGSATYAAMTASVFAPVRVVAVVGDDFPEHVLIAMQARGIDTRGIERATGKTFRWAGRYDQDLVHRTTLDTQLNVFADFRPRLPEAFRDTPFLLLGNIHPGLQLDVLEQVRSPRLVVADTMNFWITGEPTLLASMLKRIDVLIVNDEEARQLSGIHNIRRAARDILARGPKRLVIKRGEHGALLFDEEGVFAAHGFPLEDEVDPTGAGDSFAGGFLGYLATQSEVTPLALRRAMVHATATASFCVEAVGTGKVGVLVRDEVSARVTEIQKLYEFGASTM
- the mtnP gene encoding S-methyl-5'-thioadenosine phosphorylase translates to MSHVLGVIGGSGVYALEDLEDVEEVDVETPYGPPSDVVFRGRDRDSGTTLLFLPRHGRGHRLSPTEINYRANVCALKKLGATHLVSVSAVGSMREEIPPGDLVVVDQFIDLTKHRTSTFFEGGVVGHVAFADPVCPHLSAALADAASQAIQGTQKKLHRGGTYVCMEGPQFSTRAESLLYRSWGVHVIGMTAMPEAKLAREAELPYALLAMSTDYDCWHATEEAVTVEAVIAVLRENVAYARRALRGLSSTLPDPKTSPAHGALANAVMTRRDLVPEQTRARLSWLLPDLSC
- a CDS encoding Crp/Fnr family transcriptional regulator codes for the protein MAPNVPARSGAVGNDGGLDPDARKRRILRRGAVGSAASPASQTLLADAGTIQRVTRGRPLVTQGDPANSVVMLGSGRVRLVRALNEGHTLSLGYRGAGDLLGEAALGGVPNHRESAIATEDVEALVVPIATIRGLMSSDQAFANALVGALVERNAETEERLASMLFRNVEARLAEFLLKAAQRWGIPDPRGVLISAPFTHQEMASMIGSTRETVTLTLGELRRKGIIEVDRRRIVVLDREGLKTRT
- the gmk gene encoding guanylate kinase, encoding MVSDFLLLIVSSPSGAGKTTLCNRLRAEFPDLRFSVSHTTRKPRPNELDGREYHFIEKDAFDRMIGEHAFAEWAPVHGNYYGTSVAEIEIAKREARGVLFDIDYQGARQIKARMPEAASVFILPPSLTELERRLRGRGTEDEPTTLRRLRAAKGEIEHYGFFDYVIVNDDLERAYDQLRAVVFAERCRRGRHALLCEQMLAEGKVGASA
- a CDS encoding YicC/YloC family endoribonuclease, coding for MRSMTGFGIGEVTLGEGRVLAEIRSVNQRFLDVRTRLPRELAEIALFAEQVVRERLRRGRVELVVRTEGPVLTAATLDVARARAAFRQLLALRDELAPGAELPLALLSAVPDLFIPPAGPELAAVRDAVRRAIEAAISAMDAMCRAEGEALLADLSGRCQALRRLIEAIASQADGLREAAQRRLHERLERLLASAELTVDRGRLELELAILVDKSDFTEELTRLRSHLDQLEGVLAASGGEPVGRRLDFLLQEMVREANTLGAKAQDASVSQIVVGIKVELERLREQVQNVE
- a CDS encoding DUF507 family protein — encoded protein: MRLFSGKIAPLSEEIVKTLADNGEIECEDRKEVVRDLESVFSQYLATEKEVMDKSKATLESRGLPPSELGRIRKIIAEQKGIKIGEDILDYLLDQCIEMLMHSGNVDEVYGQDHDLRRRMRPVLKKYLAADDELDAEVRNKMKNLQEGTRTWEVEYQKIKNEIQRRKGLV
- a CDS encoding NAD-dependent epimerase/dehydratase family protein; the encoded protein is MSTPRYLVTGGAGFIGTNIVAALVAAGERVRVLDNLATGMWENLDGISPSAAVERIEGDIRDPEAVAKAAAGVEVVFHEAALGSVPRSVEDPVTSDAVNVGGTVNVLDVSRRVGVRRVVFAASSSAYGETPVLPKREDMQPMPLSPYAVTKLACESYCRVFSSIYGLETMCLRYFNVFGPHQTPEGPYAAAIPRFVDAALAGRPIQIFGDGEQTRDFCFVDNAVRANLLAAASPRKLAGEVVNIAGGRRVSLNALCVEIGRVLGRALDVEHGPARPGDVRHSLADVSLAREILGYEPSVRWEEGIAPTVAYLEALRAAGPAEAARRAAERRAQSTRENGVSTGAATNVVALFR